From Rudanella lutea DSM 19387, a single genomic window includes:
- a CDS encoding sialate O-acetylesterase gives MKQSIRGILNAFLLLAGLCAGRVEAQVVRITYPESRAVFQRNNDQTSTIFVSGSYYQPVDSVQARLVFENVGQGLTTAWQTIQRNPQGGIFQGPVRGTTGWYRLEVRAFSGRTVIGEDVVRKVGIGEVFIVTGQSNAQGFQDLGAAGATDDRVNCVDYDNFARNSLADPPAPKFQQLSASALIGPRGQSAWCWGILGDLIAKQYNCPVLFINTAWAGTTIRNWTESADGKITKNIFRMGTPDENFPVGMPYGNLIIALRYYSSLFGLRAVLWQQGETDNVPLNLGRQEYATLMQYLVNKTRADTDRYPAWILARSSYNQGKVSENIVQAQSDVINVYNNNVLPGPFTDAIQRPRPGDDVHFGGDGLRQLAQAWYNSMDAIFFTSSLPLLPLPQPAITVSCAPNGVSIRLPNAASYSWQSGQTTQTLSVTAAGTYRATLKDAKGNTFLAPAVEVADPIQPATPTITLARQPGSPAATELQVCSDSVLTLSVNSPANTRITWNTGAVSRTLTVGAAGAYTVQATNLYGCRSAQSTPVNLVVRPRLVVPVISQAGTYSLKATVPAASGFGDFFDWRRGPNTLQNQNTSVAKVGSSGTYTARAKTVYTLNNGSSITCYSSFSNPFEYVLSEADQGMSVYPNPSKDGVVYVETLEDLPNAEVSVYSLTGQLVFTTTVASFNQRQLLPMSSLAKGQYVVRVRSAGFNVSKRFVVD, from the coding sequence ATGAAACAGAGCATACGGGGCATTTTAAACGCATTTTTGCTTTTAGCTGGGCTATGTGCGGGGCGGGTCGAAGCGCAGGTTGTACGAATCACATACCCCGAGAGCCGGGCCGTATTCCAGCGCAATAATGATCAGACATCAACAATCTTTGTGTCGGGTAGCTACTACCAGCCGGTCGATAGTGTGCAGGCACGACTGGTATTCGAGAATGTAGGGCAGGGGCTAACTACCGCCTGGCAAACCATTCAGCGTAATCCGCAGGGTGGTATATTTCAGGGGCCCGTGCGGGGAACAACCGGCTGGTACCGGCTCGAAGTGCGGGCTTTCTCAGGTCGTACAGTGATCGGTGAAGATGTAGTGCGGAAAGTGGGCATCGGTGAGGTGTTCATTGTAACCGGGCAATCCAATGCGCAGGGTTTTCAGGATCTCGGAGCCGCCGGCGCCACCGATGATCGGGTCAACTGCGTTGATTATGATAACTTCGCCAGAAACTCCCTCGCCGACCCACCAGCCCCCAAGTTCCAGCAACTGAGTGCCTCAGCCCTGATTGGGCCTCGTGGGCAAAGTGCGTGGTGCTGGGGAATCCTCGGTGATCTTATTGCCAAGCAATACAACTGCCCGGTTTTGTTCATCAACACAGCCTGGGCGGGTACTACCATCCGCAACTGGACCGAAAGTGCCGATGGAAAAATTACCAAGAACATTTTCCGCATGGGTACCCCCGACGAAAACTTCCCGGTGGGTATGCCTTACGGCAACCTGATTATTGCCCTGCGTTACTACAGCTCACTGTTTGGGCTCCGAGCCGTACTCTGGCAGCAGGGTGAAACCGATAACGTTCCCCTCAATCTGGGTCGGCAGGAGTACGCTACACTGATGCAGTACCTTGTTAATAAGACTCGGGCAGATACCGATCGGTATCCGGCCTGGATCTTGGCCCGTTCTTCCTACAATCAGGGCAAAGTGAGTGAGAATATTGTTCAGGCTCAGTCAGACGTGATCAACGTGTACAACAACAACGTACTGCCCGGCCCGTTTACAGACGCGATTCAGCGCCCCCGCCCCGGCGACGATGTTCACTTCGGGGGCGATGGTCTACGGCAACTGGCGCAAGCCTGGTATAACAGTATGGACGCTATCTTCTTTACCAGTTCGCTCCCGTTATTGCCTTTACCTCAACCGGCCATCACGGTAAGCTGCGCGCCCAATGGTGTGTCGATCCGGTTGCCCAACGCGGCAAGCTACAGCTGGCAGTCGGGTCAAACGACCCAAACGTTGAGTGTAACAGCAGCGGGTACCTACCGCGCTACGCTGAAAGATGCGAAAGGGAATACCTTCCTGGCCCCGGCTGTTGAAGTAGCCGATCCGATTCAGCCAGCAACCCCTACAATTACCTTAGCCCGACAACCGGGCTCCCCCGCTGCCACCGAATTACAGGTTTGTTCTGACTCGGTCTTGACGCTGTCGGTTAATTCGCCCGCCAACACACGTATCACCTGGAATACCGGCGCTGTAAGCCGGACACTCACGGTAGGTGCTGCCGGTGCCTACACCGTACAAGCCACTAACCTGTATGGTTGCCGCTCCGCCCAGTCGACGCCTGTTAATCTGGTGGTCCGGCCCCGGTTAGTTGTGCCGGTCATCTCGCAGGCGGGTACGTATTCACTCAAAGCCACGGTTCCGGCAGCGTCGGGGTTCGGTGACTTCTTCGACTGGCGCAGGGGACCTAATACCCTGCAAAATCAGAACACGTCGGTAGCCAAGGTGGGTAGCAGTGGTACCTACACAGCGCGGGCTAAAACGGTTTATACCCTGAATAACGGTAGCAGCATCACCTGTTATTCCAGTTTTTCCAATCCGTTTGAATATGTCCTGAGCGAAGCGGACCAGGGAATGAGTGTGTACCCCAACCCATCGAAAGACGGAGTGGTGTATGTTGAAACACTCGAAGATCTGCCTAATGCCGAAGTGTCGGTGTACTCGCTTACCGGTCAGCTGGTATTCACCACCACGGTAGCCTCGTTCAATCAGCGGCAGTTGTTACCCATGTCGTCACTGGCCAAAGGGCAGTATGTGGTTCGGGTGCGCTCGGCAGGCTTCAACGTTTCCAAACGGTTTGTGGTCGATTAA
- a CDS encoding NADH-quinone oxidoreductase subunit A: MNAAYVPSDYLPVFIQLILALGFIVTTMIVTHMVGPKRNSQKKDDPFECGIPVVGDARTPISIKYFLIAILFVLFDVEVIFMYPWAVNFKQLGVTGFLEMILFMGLLLSGFYYVIRKGVLKWE, encoded by the coding sequence ATGAATGCTGCTTACGTACCATCGGATTATTTGCCGGTGTTCATTCAATTAATTTTGGCCCTGGGCTTTATCGTAACAACCATGATTGTTACGCATATGGTGGGCCCAAAGCGAAACAGTCAGAAGAAAGATGATCCGTTTGAGTGCGGTATTCCGGTAGTTGGTGATGCCCGCACGCCAATCTCTATCAAGTACTTTCTGATCGCTATCCTCTTCGTTTTGTTCGACGTAGAAGTAATTTTTATGTACCCTTGGGCAGTTAACTTTAAACAGCTGGGTGTAACGGGTTTCCTTGAGATGATTCTGTTCATGGGGCTGTTGCTGTCGGGGTTCTATTACGTGATACGGAAGGGCGTTTTGAAGTGGGAATAA
- a CDS encoding NADH-quinone oxidoreductase subunit B, which produces MSTSVKMVEAPDGHTGSGFFATSFDKVIGMARANSLWPLPFATSCCGIEFMATMGSHYDIARFGSERPSFSPRQADMLMVMGTIAKKMAPIVKQVYLQMAEPRWVIAMGACASSGGIFDTYSVLQGIDRIIPVDVYIPGCPPRPEQVIEGVMQIQELARNESLRRRNTEEYQLLLNSYGIQ; this is translated from the coding sequence ATGTCAACAAGCGTCAAAATGGTCGAAGCTCCCGATGGGCATACAGGCTCCGGGTTCTTCGCGACCTCATTCGATAAAGTCATTGGCATGGCCCGCGCCAACTCGTTGTGGCCCTTGCCGTTTGCTACTTCCTGCTGTGGTATTGAGTTTATGGCTACCATGGGCTCGCACTACGACATCGCCCGGTTCGGGTCGGAGCGTCCGAGCTTCTCGCCCCGGCAGGCCGACATGCTCATGGTGATGGGAACCATCGCCAAAAAGATGGCCCCCATTGTAAAGCAGGTTTACCTGCAAATGGCCGAGCCTCGTTGGGTAATCGCCATGGGTGCCTGCGCATCGAGCGGTGGTATTTTCGATACGTACAGCGTATTGCAAGGAATCGACCGGATCATTCCGGTTGATGTGTACATTCCCGGTTGCCCTCCTCGCCCCGAGCAGGTGATCGAAGGCGTTATGCAAATTCAGGAATTGGCCCGTAACGAGTCGTTGCGTCGCCGGAACACCGAAGAATACCAATTGTTGCTGAATTCATACGGCATCCAATAA
- a CDS encoding NADH-quinone oxidoreductase subunit C, producing the protein MLTNETVAQDIIQQFGDAVSDFDDPFDLLTLTVTREQLIPLLQYLKDHKTFQISFLTDITAVHYPDSPGREFCVVYHAHSLINNYRIRLKVYLSNEDLHVPTATVLYESANWMERETFDYFGILFDGHPKLERILNMEEMDYHPMRKEYPLEDGTRRDKIDALFGR; encoded by the coding sequence ATGCTTACTAACGAAACGGTTGCTCAGGACATCATTCAGCAATTTGGCGATGCGGTGTCAGATTTCGACGACCCGTTTGATCTGCTTACGCTGACAGTCACGCGCGAGCAACTCATTCCGCTTCTCCAGTATCTGAAAGACCATAAAACGTTTCAGATAAGCTTCCTGACCGATATCACCGCTGTTCATTACCCGGATAGCCCCGGTCGGGAGTTTTGTGTGGTGTACCATGCGCACAGCCTGATCAACAACTACCGGATCCGGCTCAAGGTGTATCTGTCTAACGAGGATCTGCACGTACCGACGGCCACCGTGCTGTATGAGTCGGCCAACTGGATGGAGCGCGAAACGTTCGATTACTTCGGTATTCTGTTCGATGGGCACCCTAAACTGGAGCGGATTCTGAACATGGAAGAAATGGATTATCACCCCATGCGCAAAGAGTATCCGCTCGAAGACGGCACCCGTCGGGATAAAATTGACGCGCTTTTTGGAAGATAA
- a CDS encoding NADH-quinone oxidoreductase subunit D, which produces MVTEDLSIDAVGARNTPATPEGPIQYVNELTTLNLGPTHPATHGIFQNILQMDGEKIVSGEQTVGYIHRAFEKIAERRPFYQITTLTDRMNYCSSPINNFGWHMTVEKLLGVQVPKRAQYIRVIMMELARIADHLICNGILGVDTGAFTGFLYLFEQREEIYEIYEEVCGARLTTNMGRIGGMERDLSPEAIRKIRKFIKDFPPVMREFENLFNRNRIFMDRVIDVGPISAERALSYGFTGPNLRAAGVDYDVRVMNPYSSYEDFEFDIPVGKSGDTYDRFMVRNEEIWQSLRIVEQALENLPEGPYFADAPEYYLPPKQEVYKNMEALIYHFKIVMGEIDAPAGEVYHAVEGGNGELGFYLISDGGRAPYRLHFRRPCFIYYQAFPEMCKGTTLSDAIVIMSSLNVIAGELDA; this is translated from the coding sequence ATGGTTACAGAAGACCTTAGCATAGATGCCGTTGGGGCACGCAACACCCCGGCCACTCCAGAAGGACCAATTCAGTACGTCAATGAACTGACAACGCTGAACCTCGGCCCGACACACCCGGCTACCCACGGAATTTTCCAGAATATCCTGCAAATGGATGGTGAGAAAATCGTGTCGGGCGAACAAACGGTGGGTTACATTCACCGGGCGTTCGAGAAAATAGCCGAACGGCGGCCTTTCTACCAGATCACCACGTTGACCGATCGGATGAACTACTGTTCGTCGCCGATCAACAACTTTGGCTGGCACATGACCGTCGAGAAACTCCTTGGCGTACAGGTGCCCAAGCGCGCGCAATACATTCGGGTTATCATGATGGAGCTGGCTCGTATTGCCGACCACCTCATCTGTAACGGTATCCTCGGTGTAGACACGGGCGCGTTTACCGGCTTCCTCTATCTGTTTGAGCAGCGGGAAGAGATCTACGAAATCTACGAAGAAGTGTGCGGTGCCCGCCTGACGACCAACATGGGTCGGATTGGGGGCATGGAACGCGACCTTTCGCCCGAGGCCATCCGTAAGATTCGGAAATTTATTAAGGACTTCCCGCCTGTAATGCGCGAGTTCGAAAACCTCTTCAACCGTAACCGGATCTTCATGGATCGGGTGATTGATGTAGGGCCTATTTCGGCAGAGCGTGCCCTGAGCTACGGCTTTACGGGCCCTAACCTCCGGGCGGCCGGTGTCGACTACGACGTGCGGGTGATGAATCCGTATTCATCGTACGAAGACTTCGAGTTCGACATTCCGGTTGGAAAGAGCGGAGATACCTACGACCGGTTTATGGTTCGTAATGAGGAAATCTGGCAAAGCTTACGCATTGTAGAGCAAGCCCTCGAAAACCTGCCCGAAGGCCCTTATTTCGCCGATGCGCCTGAGTACTACCTGCCGCCTAAGCAGGAGGTGTACAAAAACATGGAAGCCCTGATCTATCACTTTAAGATTGTGATGGGCGAGATTGACGCGCCGGCTGGCGAAGTGTACCATGCCGTTGAGGGGGGTAATGGCGAACTGGGCTTCTATCTGATTAGCGATGGGGGCCGTGCTCCGTATCGCCTACACTTCCGGCGTCCGTGCTTTATCTATTATCAGGCCTTCCCGGAAATGTGTAAGGGTACCACGCTCTCCGATGCCATCGTGATTATGAGTAGCCTGAACGTGATTGCTGGAGAATTGGATGCTTAA
- the nuoE gene encoding NADH-quinone oxidoreductase subunit NuoE, protein MTTETKPTIQFTPERLEKAKEIIARYPEGRQKSALLPLLHLLQEQEGWTPTEGMDYVAGLLQIEPIEVYEVATFYTMFHINPVGKHVIEYCRTGPCCLMGGEEVYAHLRQRLGIEAGQTTVDGQFTIKEVECLAACGMGPVFQIREKYYTHLTNERVDEIIDELSK, encoded by the coding sequence ATGACGACAGAAACGAAACCCACTATACAGTTTACGCCGGAGCGGCTGGAAAAGGCAAAAGAAATTATTGCCCGCTACCCCGAAGGACGGCAAAAGTCGGCTTTGTTGCCCCTGTTACACTTGTTGCAGGAGCAGGAGGGCTGGACTCCCACAGAAGGTATGGACTACGTAGCCGGACTGCTTCAGATTGAACCAATCGAAGTGTATGAGGTAGCTACGTTCTACACCATGTTTCACATTAACCCGGTTGGCAAGCACGTAATTGAGTACTGCCGGACGGGCCCTTGCTGCCTGATGGGGGGCGAGGAAGTGTACGCACATCTGCGGCAGCGGCTCGGTATTGAAGCGGGGCAGACAACAGTTGATGGACAGTTTACCATCAAAGAAGTAGAATGTCTGGCTGCCTGTGGAATGGGCCCCGTGTTTCAGATTCGGGAGAAGTATTATACCCACCTGACCAACGAACGAGTTGACGAGATCATTGACGAACTGTCGAAATAA
- the nuoF gene encoding NADH-quinone oxidoreductase subunit NuoF: MAIKVLTEHINVPGIETFDVYRKQGGYTAVEKALKTMTPDEVVEEVKKSGVRGRGGAGFPMGMKWSFLAKPEGVPRYLVCNADESEPGTFKDHYLMKTMPHLLIEGMIVSSFALGANKSFIYVRGELMYVIHILEKAIAEAKAAGFLGKNILGSGYDLELVVQPGGGAYICGEETALLESLEGKRGNPRNKPPFPAVKGLYQCPTVVNNVESIATTSWIVNHGGDAYAAIGIGRSTGTKLISASGHINKPGVYEIELGLPVEDFIYADEWCGGIRPGHKLKAVVAGGSSVPILPANLILKLGNGDKRLMSYESLSEGGFQTGTMLGSGGFIVFDETACIVRNTWNFSRFYHHESCGQCSPCREGTGWMEKVLHRIEYGHGNQHDIDLLVDVARRIEGNTICPLGDAAAWPVASAIRHFRDEFEWHITNPHEATQPGAVYKGDMALV, from the coding sequence ATGGCTATTAAAGTACTTACTGAGCATATCAACGTTCCGGGCATCGAGACATTCGATGTGTATCGGAAGCAAGGTGGCTATACCGCCGTTGAGAAAGCCCTGAAAACCATGACTCCCGATGAGGTGGTGGAAGAGGTGAAGAAGTCGGGTGTGCGTGGCCGGGGGGGCGCTGGCTTCCCAATGGGTATGAAATGGAGTTTTCTGGCCAAACCAGAGGGTGTCCCCCGGTACCTGGTTTGCAACGCCGATGAGTCGGAGCCAGGAACGTTTAAGGATCACTACCTGATGAAAACGATGCCCCACCTGCTTATCGAGGGGATGATCGTATCCAGCTTTGCGCTGGGTGCGAACAAGTCGTTTATCTACGTACGGGGTGAGCTGATGTACGTGATTCATATTCTCGAAAAAGCCATTGCCGAAGCGAAAGCGGCCGGTTTCCTCGGGAAAAACATCCTGGGTAGTGGCTACGATCTTGAGTTGGTCGTGCAGCCTGGTGGTGGTGCCTATATCTGTGGCGAAGAGACTGCCCTGCTCGAATCGCTCGAGGGCAAGCGGGGTAACCCACGTAATAAGCCGCCATTCCCCGCCGTGAAAGGCCTGTATCAGTGCCCGACGGTGGTGAACAACGTAGAGTCGATTGCTACTACGTCGTGGATTGTGAATCATGGTGGCGATGCCTATGCCGCTATTGGCATTGGTCGCTCAACCGGCACCAAGTTGATTTCGGCGTCGGGGCATATCAATAAGCCGGGTGTTTATGAAATTGAGCTGGGTTTACCGGTCGAAGATTTCATTTATGCCGATGAATGGTGCGGTGGCATCCGGCCCGGTCATAAGCTAAAGGCTGTGGTAGCGGGAGGCTCTTCAGTTCCCATTTTGCCCGCTAATCTGATTCTGAAACTCGGCAATGGCGACAAGCGACTGATGTCGTACGAGTCATTGTCGGAAGGTGGTTTCCAGACGGGTACCATGCTGGGTTCGGGTGGTTTTATCGTGTTCGACGAAACGGCCTGTATCGTTCGGAATACGTGGAACTTCTCGCGGTTCTACCACCATGAGTCGTGTGGGCAGTGTAGCCCTTGCCGTGAAGGAACCGGCTGGATGGAGAAAGTACTTCACCGGATTGAATACGGACATGGTAACCAGCACGATATTGATCTGCTGGTTGATGTGGCCCGTCGGATCGAAGGAAACACTATTTGCCCATTGGGCGATGCGGCTGCCTGGCCCGTAGCCAGTGCAATCCGTCATTTCCGGGATGAGTTTGAGTGGCATATTACCAACCCGCACGAAGCTACCCAGCCGGGAGCCGTGTATAAAGGCGATATGGCGCTGGTATAA
- a CDS encoding 2Fe-2S iron-sulfur cluster-binding protein, whose translation MEDVKPQLFKVTVDGIEVEVEPGTTILQAARKIGPEVAPPAMCYYQPLKGSGGKCRACLVRVAAGSAKDPRPMPKLVASCITPVQDGMVVENTTNPQVLDARKGVVEFLLINHPLDCPVCDQAGECDLQNFAFDHGAANTRYEEERRTFDKHDLGPYVQLHMTRCILCYRCVFTADQITNKRVHGVLNRGDAAEIGTYIEKAIDNDFSGNVIDVCPVGALTDKTYRFKNRVWFTKPVDAHRDCPTCSGKVTLWYRGEEVIRVTARRNEWNEVTEFICNTCRFETKNTSDWVIEGPTKIARGSVISANKYRADLQKPAFGQRLAAAQYKTVDDTRDTSQLGIQQLPPERFNKSLPSATE comes from the coding sequence ATGGAAGACGTAAAACCGCAATTATTCAAAGTCACTGTAGATGGTATCGAGGTCGAAGTAGAGCCTGGAACGACCATTCTGCAGGCGGCTCGTAAAATTGGCCCTGAGGTGGCCCCTCCGGCCATGTGTTACTACCAGCCCCTTAAAGGAAGTGGTGGTAAATGTCGGGCCTGTCTGGTGCGCGTAGCAGCTGGTTCGGCAAAAGACCCTCGTCCGATGCCCAAGCTGGTAGCTTCCTGCATCACGCCCGTACAAGACGGTATGGTGGTCGAAAATACGACCAACCCGCAGGTGCTCGATGCTCGTAAAGGAGTCGTGGAGTTTCTGCTGATCAACCACCCACTCGACTGCCCGGTTTGTGATCAGGCGGGTGAGTGTGACCTGCAAAACTTCGCGTTTGACCACGGTGCGGCCAACACACGCTACGAAGAAGAACGCCGGACGTTCGACAAGCATGATCTGGGCCCGTATGTGCAACTGCACATGACCCGCTGTATTCTGTGCTACCGTTGCGTGTTCACGGCCGACCAAATCACCAACAAGCGCGTGCACGGGGTACTGAACCGGGGCGATGCTGCCGAGATCGGCACGTACATCGAAAAGGCTATCGACAACGATTTCTCCGGCAACGTGATCGACGTTTGCCCGGTTGGTGCCCTGACCGATAAAACCTACCGCTTTAAAAACCGGGTTTGGTTTACCAAGCCGGTTGATGCACACCGCGATTGCCCAACCTGTTCGGGTAAGGTAACGCTGTGGTACCGGGGCGAAGAGGTGATTCGGGTAACGGCTCGGCGGAATGAGTGGAATGAGGTGACGGAGTTTATCTGCAACACCTGCCGCTTTGAGACCAAAAATACGAGCGATTGGGTGATCGAAGGACCAACCAAAATTGCTCGTGGCTCGGTTATTTCGGCCAATAAGTACCGGGCTGATTTGCAGAAGCCCGCTTTCGGACAACGTTTGGCCGCTGCTCAGTACAAAACGGTCGACGATACCCGCGATACCAGTCAGCTGGGTATTCAGCAGCTACCCCCTGAGCGGTTCAACAAGTCGTTGCCATCTGCTACGGAATAA